Within the Legionella pneumophila subsp. pneumophila str. Philadelphia 1 genome, the region CATGACGCCCTCCAGTTGAAATCAGTTGGTGCTAACTCTTTGGAAGCCTCCCTAGAGAGGCAGAGAATTAGCAACAGCTGACCGCTCTAGGGGAAAGAGGGCAAGATAATAATAATGATTGAAAGATTATCTATAGACTGGGAAGCGCCGCAAAGCAAAACATTGGCATAAGAATTTGCATAAAAGTCATGGCATGTTTTGTCGTCTGGACGATTCATAATCTTTTCAGGTTGAGTTAATTTTGTCTTTTAATGAGTAAAATTAACAAATTGTGCTTCTATTTGTCAATAGGGGGCTGCTATTTACTGATATTTGGTGTCATTTCTATACGGTTGCTTTGATTAAATAATTTGTCATTAAAGCGGATGATAATTATTTTATCTTTGGGTTCTGGCTTAGTCATTTTAAACTCGCCAGGACTGCGATATTCTATTAACATAAAGGATTCGATCACATTTGTAGAGAGTGAATGTTTTTAGTGAAGGTACGACTGAATAGAAAACAGGACTTACGAAAAACCAGAGGGCCAAGGTAAAAAATATTTTTAATGAGGGATTTTATATAAGCCAAATGACCGAATTATAAATATTTTTAACGAAGAGAATGGGATTTTTCGTAAGTTCTGTGAAATTAAATCATAAACCGGACTATTTTTAATGTATAACATTCTGTTAATTTTTATAGCATTCCTGCTGGTGCTTCTCAATGCATTTTTTGTATCGGCCGAATTTGGGATGGTTAAACTCAGGGCTACGAGAATTCAAGCCATCAAAGAAAATTACGGGCTAAGAGGCCGCATTCTTGAGCAAGTCCATCAAAATCTGGATGCGTATTTATCAGCATGTCAGTTAGGCATTACTCTTGCTTCGTTAGGATTGGGTTGGATTGGAGAGCCTGCTTTTGCAGAGTTATTGGGGCCATTATTTGTTGCTTTGGGTATTTCATCGGTTCATATTGTTACTATATCTTCTTTTTTTATTGCATTTTTTCTTATTTCTTTTCTACATATTGTAATCGGTGAGCTCATGCCCAAGTCCATTGCCATTCGGCAATCTGAATTGATTTCAATATGGACTGCAGTCCCGTTGTATTGGTTTTACTGGATAATGTATCCTGCCATTTGGTTGTTAAATACCTGTTCCAATTTTTTTCTCAAACTGTCCGGCATGGATATAAAAAATGAATACGAAGGTTTTTATTCAAGTGAGGAACTTAAATTAATTTTAAGCGGACAGCATCTGCAATCGGAATTAAAAGAGGATGAACGTGAAATCCTGGAGCATACTCTCGATTTGGCTGAGTTAAATGTCACTGAGGTAATGCGTCCTGAAGATGAAATGATCATAATAGATATAAATGAGCCATTCGAAACGATTAAAGATAAAATTTTAAAATATCGTTATAGTCGTTATCCTGTCTATGATTCCGGGACTAAGGAAATGATTGGTGTCATCCATGTTAAGGATTTATTTGCCGATTTGTTGCTCCAGAAAAATATCAATACATTAAAGCCTTATGTGCGACCAGTACTTAAAGTCAGTCATAAATTACCTGCTATGGATTTGCTGCGTAAATTCAGAGCTGGTATGCCTCATTTTGCTTTGGTATACAAACACAAATCGAGTTTACTTGGATTTGTAACTCTGGATAATTTGCTCCATATCCTGATTGGGCGGATTAAAGACGAGTTTCATAAAACACATGAAGATTGGGTAAAAAATTCGGACGGAACTATAACGACAAAAGGAGATTGCTCCCTTTATTCTCTAGAACGGGCTCTTGATTGCGATATTACTTTATCGCCAGATGAAGAAGAACTGAATACACTATATGGACTTATTATCACGCGCCACGGAAAATTGCCCAATGAAGGCGAAATAATTCAATTTGTTGAATTTGATGCCTTGATTGAAAAGGTACAGGATTCTTTTATAACCAAAATTAAAGTTTTCCCCAAGATTAAAAACTAGGAATAATATTTGCTCCGTGGTATAAAAGGCCAACTGGAAGCCTTTTATACCGGGTTCATTTAATCCAGGGTTGACATATCGATAACAAATCGATATTTCACATCTCCTTTTAACAGTCTTTCGTAGGCAGAATTTACTTCATGCATTTTTATTAATTCAATGTCTGCGGTGATCCCATGCCTGGCGCAAAAATCCAAAACTTCTTGTGTCTCTTTAATGCCGCCAATCAATGAGCCGTTAATGCTCAGTCTTTTTAAAATAACAGGAAACATGGTAACTTCAAGTGGATCTGATGGAAGCCCAACCTGGGTTAGTTGTCCATCCACTTTAAGAAGGTTTAAATATTGGCCAAGATCATGTTTGGCAGAAACAGTATCAAGAATAAAATCATATTGATTGGCTAGTGTTTGCATGACATTGTTGTCGGTAGACAAGACAACATCATGAGCTCCCAAATCTTTACCCGCTTTTATCTTGTTTATAGAAGTGGTAAATACAGTCACATAAGCCCCCATGGCACGGGCTAATTTGACAGCCATATGTCCTAAGCCACCCAGGCCTACGATTCCTACTTTACTCATTTTACCTACTTTAGCCCTTTTCAAGGGGGAATAAGTGGTTATTCCGGCACAGAGTAATGGTGCGGCGGCGGCAGGATCAAGTGATTCATCAATTTTTAATACAAAATCTTCAGTGACGACAATATGTTTGGAATACCCCCCGTAGGTCACCCCTCCCAGATGATTGTCTTGACTATTATAGGTAAAAGTTGCTCCAGATTTGCAATATTGTTCTTCATGCTGATGGCAATAGGTGCATTGACGGCAGGAGTCAACCATACAGCCAACGCCCACTAAATCTCCTGCTTTGAACCGGCGGACTTGATGTCCTACCTCCTTGACTCGTCCAATGATTTCATGTCCAGGAACCATAGGATAGAATGCTCCTGCCCAATCATTATTGACTTGATGCAAATCGGAATGACAGATACCACAAAATAGAATATCAATTGCTACGTCGTGTGCACCAACAGGGCGGCGTTCAAAAGTGAAAGGTTTTAAAGGGGCTCCCGCTTTGTGGGCGGCATAACCAATAGTTTCTGACATTTTTTGTCCTTAAAAAATTATAATCAGGACATACCCCCAATCTCTTTGTTAGAAAATGTTTTTAATTCGGTTGTTTAGTTTATCTAAACTCCCTCATTAAAAGCATTTTTTGTCTTGATCTTGGGATTTTTGTAAGTCCTGCTAATATCTCATCCCATAATGGGCTGAGTCCCAAAACATTAGTTGATTGAGTTATTAATTTATCTGCAAAATTGCTCTAACCAACATTGTCCATAAGGATCACAAACTTCCATTTCCTCACATGAGGGTACGTAATACCTTTGAACTGGTACATTGATCACTACATTCGGTACAATTACACTAGGAACGATAATGTTTCTTACTCCATTATAGTAATAATTTCTGTCGTAGTATCCATAGCCCCACGGGTCATATACTCGGATATCATCTCCGTAATAGTGAACATTCGCTCTGGCAACACCAATGGTTATCCCTGAGCCATACCAAGCATTAATGGTGGTGCTGGAAAATAGTCCTAAAGCCAATAAAAATATCCTGACCATTTTGTTCTTGTGCTTGCGCATTTTCTACCTCACCAGGGACTGAAAGGAAAGTAATTATCATAATGAAATTGTTTCATTTTGCCAAATGAATTGATTTTTTTTAATACGTGAGGCCTAAATTTTTTCAACATTTGTCTTGGTTAATAATTGATCATTATATTCTATAATTTTATATATGTAATATCGTAGTAGAAGACTGGAAATAAAATGCACAAGTTAATTGAGCTGCAAGGCGTAGGCCCAAAATATGCTGAAATGCTAAAGCGAGTAGGGATTGAAAGTCAGGAAGATTTATTAAGAGTTTGTAGTGGTCGCCGGGGGCGTTTTAGAGTAGCCGAGCAAACGGGAATCAGTCATAAATTGATTTTGAAATGGACCAATCAAGCTGATCTTGCACGAGTAAATGGCATTAATGAAGAATATGCTGAGCTTCTGGAACAGGCTGGTATTGACTCAATCCCAGAGTTAGCACATTGCAATCCTGAACAACTTTATAGCTCATTAAAAGAGAAAAATGAGCAATGTCATTTGGCGCAACATGTACCTGGATTATCTCAAGTTGTTACCTGGGTTGAACAAGCAAAAAAATTACCCAGGGCAGTTTATCATTGAAGTCAATTCATAAAAGATAATTTGGAAACTCGACCTTATTTTTTAAGTTTTTTTGCCATGATTTGATCAAATAATTTTCGTTTTTCTAAAGGCAATTCAGCACGGCGAATAGTCATCATTTCTTCAATAGTCCCTTGTACACAATCGGGAGTTAAACGATCGGTGATTAATACGCCATTCAGATGATCAATTTCATGTTGCAAAACACGGGCGTAAAAGCCATTTTCGATTTGTTGGTGAACATTCCCTTCTTCATCATAGTACTTTAGCTGAATTTCATCATACCTTGGCACTTTCCCTGCTTTACTGGATACAGAATAACAACCTTCAAAGTCGCTAATAATACGAGCCTGGGGCAAGGGCTCGTAATTTGGGTTGATTAGGATGTGCATTGGATAGATTTTCGCATTATCACGTAAAAGCTGAGCTTCTTCAGGGATGTAAACTGCGATAATTTGTTTGGCGGAATTGACTTGTGGTGCTGCCAAACCAACCCCTCCCAATGCGTATAATTTTTTTTTCATCGCTTCTATTAAATCTTTATCTTCTCGACTCAAGGGAAATTGAATATTTTCAGCCCGAGTTTTTAGCATATGGTGGTTTTCTATTTTTTCTATAGTAATAATTTCTAAAGACATGACTGGTGACATCCCTAATAAGAAGCCTATTAAAATAAGAAGTTGTTGAGATTTCTTTTTGATTCTCGTTAATGTGGTTAGTAGCAAATACACTATTATTGATTTTCCCAATTGGACAAGAAACTATCAGGACTTACGAAAAACCTCAATCTCTTTGTTAAAAAAGTTTTTAATTCGGTTATTTAGTTTATCTAAACTCCCTTATTAAAAACATTTTTTGCCTCGATCTTGGGGTTTTTCGTAAGTCCTGTAAATATAGTTTATTTCATTTTTTTAATAAAATATTGACCCTCACGTAACGTGATAGATTATAATCATTTTGTTTTTTAGAGTTACAAAATGAAATTTTATAAGATTAAAGAAATCAGCAAACTGACTTCATTAAGTATTCGTACCTTACAATATTATGATGAAATTAATTTACTAAAGCCATCGAAACGGTCACAGTCAGATTACCGACTGTATTCATCGGATGATGTATTACGCTTGCAGCAAATAACTACCCTGAGGTACCTGGGATGTTCACTGGCTTCAATCAAAGAAATTATTCAGCATCCTGATTTTAATCTAAAAACTTCACTTGCTGTACAAGCCAAGGCTTTGGAGAAAAAAGCAGAGCAAATTCATGAAGCGTCTTCTTTATTAAACTACATTGCAATGCAAATTGAAGCCGGGCAGCCAATCAATTGGTATAGTACAGCGCAAATCATTACTATTTTGGAGGCATCAATAATGAATAAGGAACTTGAAAGCACTTATCAGAATATAACGAATCAATCGGAGCTGGGACAAAGTTCAAATTATGATGACCACTATAATCCTAAAAGGCTGTATCCTATCCCCAGAGCCCCAAAACGCCAGGAAATTAATTTGGATCCCAACTCCACCACTTTCTATGGTTTTGATTGCTGGAATCATTATGAGGTATCCTGGTTAAACTCCAAAGGTAAACCTGTTGTTGCGATGGCTGTTATTTCTTATGATTGTCATTCCCCGTGTATTATTGAATCCAAGTCATTAAAACTCTATTTTAACTCGTTGAATAACACTACTTTCCCTGACGTGGAAACCGTTGTGCAAACTATCAGCAAAGATTTAAGTCACTGCATTGGTTCTGAAGTGGCGGTTAACGTGTACCCCTTGTCGGAAATCGCTAGTCAAACTATCTATGCTGCATTCGATGGTATTTGCCTTGATAAGCTTGATATTGAATGCTCTGTATATCATGTAATGCCTGATTTTCTTTCGACCTCGTCTGAATTAGTTGAAGAGGCATTGTATTCTGATTTACTTAAATCAAACTGCCTGGTTACCAACCAACCGGATTGGGGAAGCGTTCAAATTATTTATAAAGGTAAAAAGATAAATCATGAAGGGTTGCTTAAATACCTGATTTCATTTAGAAATCATAATGAATTTCATGAGCAGTGCATTGAACGGATATTTGCAGACATTATGCGATTTTGCCAACCTGAATCATTGACTGTTTATGGACGATATACAAGAAGGGGAGGTCTGGATATTAATCCAATCAGGTCAACAGAACCTTGTGTTTTTGATGGGCAAAATATTCGTTTAATACGCCAATAAAGGAGGGTACTTATCCCCTCCAGCAGGATAAGGAATAAGTTTTAATCCCGCCTGGGAATTTAATAATTAATTTTCAATACATTACATCTTTCCTATGCTAAGATTGCCTGAAAATTTGTACCAATTCAGGCATAAATCTTAAACATAATTCCACAGATTTACTCATCGCTGTTCGATTGGTCCATCGCTGAAATCCATAGATTAAAGAATAAAAACTTGGTTTTGGAGTTTATTTTGATTGACAGGACTTACGAAAACCCCAAGGTCAAGGCAAAAAATGTTTTTAATGAGGGAGTTTATATAAACTAAATGACTGAATTAAAAACAATTTTTAACATAGAGATTGGGGTTTTTCGTAAGTCCTGATTGATAGAAATCATGCATTAGGGAGGATTCATTAAATATGAAAAAATATCATCAATTACTTATGGGAATTACTTTATTGTTGTTTGGTGTATGCAATTATGCCGGTGATACAGGGCCAGTTGAAAATAGCGACTTTTTCCGTGTGTTCATTCCTAATTTGAAACCGGGATATGAATTTTCTGCGACAGCCTTTTATCTGCAACCGGGAGCGAATAATTTAGGTTGGGGGGTGATTACGACAGTACTGCCAATACCATCGCCTAATTGGCAGGTTGTTACTTTTAATCCAGATTATCAAGTTGGGTTTAATTTGGGAGGACGTTATGTATTTGCCAATTCTGGAAGCGATTTGCAATTAAACTGGTCTCATCTGCGTACCAATGATACTGATAATGTCTTTGTGAATCCCTCATCGCAATGGATCTCTCCTTTTTCTCAGACCGGTACTCCTCCTACGCCTTCTGGCCAAATTACAGGAGTGGCTTTATTGAAGCTTGCACATGCCAGTCTTGATTTTAGTTATGATGCAGTCAGTCTCGATGTTGGAAAATTTATTAACTTTGGTTCCAAATTACAGACAAGGCTTTTTACAGGGTTAAGCAGTGCCTGGATAAAGGAAGAGTTGATATCAACTTTTCGGGGCTTTTCACTCCCTATACTGTCATTAAATAATACATCCACTTACAAAGGTGTTGGGCCGAGACTAGGATTCAATAATAGTTATAATATTTCTCATGGGTTCAATTTGGTCGGACAACTCGCCGGCTCAGTCTTGTACGGCAGAATGCAACCAGCTCAATACCAATTCACAGGAACCTCTCAGCAATTGATTATCGCTGGAATCTTTGTAAATCGTGAAGGACTTGCTAATCCCAGTGTCAATCAACTGGTTCCAGCTCTGGATGCCAAAATTGGGTTAAGTTATCTTTACTCATTGAAACAAAATTGGGATTTGAATTTTGAAGCAGGGTATATGGGAGCTTTGTATTTTAATCCTTTATCCAGTTATGAAACAAATACCAATGTTATTGCCTTGGACACTGGCTCTTTGTCAACATCAAGTGCCAAACACACACAAAGTAATTTTTCTGTAGGTGGCCCTTACATTACAGTCAGCTTGAGAACCTGATTAGGGTGGTCAAACTATCATTCCCTGGCCTAACAAAATATGAAAACCGAATTTCTAATTTATGGTTAGGCCAGGACACGACAGATAATCCGGTTTAAATGATTTCGCTAAAAAGCTTATGGAGAATATGAGTCACCTTCAGGAGTTCGAGTGATTTCTTTATTTGGCTCGAAAACAGGTTACGATGTGATCATTCACCATACCAATGGCTTGCATGTAAGCGTAGATGATTGTTGAGCCAACAAAGCTCATTCCTCTTTTTTTCAGATCTTTGGATAAGGCATCTGATTCTTTGCTGGTTGCTGGTATCGCTCGTATGCTTTCAGGACGATTTATGATAGGTGCTCCATTAACAAATTGCCAAACGTAAGAATCAAACGATCCATATTCTTGTTGAATAGATAGAAAAACCTTCGCATTTTTTCTGGTAGAAAAGATTTTAAGCCGGTTGCGGATAATTTCAGGATTAGTTAACAAAGCATTCAATTCATCATCAGTCATTTGGGCTACGGCTTGTGGGTTAAATTGCTTGAAAGCTCTCCGGTATCCGTCGCGCTTTTTTAATATAGTTTCCCAATTTAACCCTGCCTGAGCACCTTCCAGAATGAGCATCTCGAAATGTTTTTCATCATCATGAACAGGAATTCCCCATTCAGTATCATGGTATAGTTCATAATGGGGTTTGTTTTGCCCTACCCATTCGCATCGGTTTAGTATGATGTTTTGACTCATAATGTAATTATTAGATTGGGTTAAAAATATTTAATCCTGGTAATGGCAGTATTTATAACATTGGTCTACTATTCTGTGTGAACTATTCATTAAGTTGTATTCGTTGTCAAGTAATGAAGGTAATCAGGAAATCGCTTGTTAACAGTATAAGGACTTACGAAAACCCCAATCTCTTTGTTAAAAAAGTTTTTAATTCGGTCATTTAGTTTATCTAGATCCCCTCATTAAAAATATTTTTTGCCTTGACTGTGGTGTTTTGCATAAATCCGAATACCAATCAAGTTGTTCTAAAAAAAACAAATTAAAGGAGATTCTTATGACTCAAGCTGCGTTTGGAGAGTTTTGTTGGAATGAATTAGCCACTTCTGATGTTAAAAAGGCAAAGGATTTTTATGGCAAGGTCTTTGGTTGGCAATTTAGAGAGATTGAATCAAAGGAAATGACCTACACTCTTATTCAATGCAATGATAAGGAAATGGCTGGTATATGGCAAATTCCCAAAGATCAACAAAGTCATATTCCTCCTCACTGGATGGCTTATATTTATGTCCAAGATGTATCAGAGGCTTTAAAAAAAGCAAAACAACATGGTGCTCAGGAAGTCAAAGGAATAACGCAGGCTGGTGAAATGGGACGTTTTGCTATTATAGTCGATCCGACTGGTGCACATGTTGCCTTATGGGAGTCCTTTGAATAATACAAAATAGACAGGTGACGTATGAAGTCTAATTTAGTTTATAGTTAATTCCTGAAGATTAAAAAATTGTAAAAGCTATTGGGTTTATAAGGGAATGCTTTTATAAAAAGGGATTACTGTTGATTTCCTGAGCTCGGTCATTTTTTGGAGGTTTGTCAGGAGCCTCTGTCAGGATTTTATTCAATCCCCCGTGTTTATTAATAATCTCCCCCAAGCGACCATCGGAAAGCGCCTTTCTTTCTGATGGATTTAGATTACATCGTTCATGGCATTGGGGATCAAGAATTTTCTGTAATTTGCTTGCTGCAGTTAATTTGACCTCACGGGCTTTATGATTGAAATGATCAGTTCCAAGAATTAAATCCTGTATGAAATAAACGAAAGCCACTAGGCCTAGAAAATTATAATGATAACTCCATTCATTTCCCCTTTTGTTTATATATTGAGCAAGATCCTTAAGGATAGGATGAGCAGTATTCGGTTTGGACCGTTTGGGTGAAAAGATAGTCACTTGTGGAGGTTGACTTGATTTCTCTGTTGTCTTTTTCACAGGGGAATTTGATTGATGTTTGACCAATAACTCAGTTTGTTGACATGGAGAATAACCCTGTGGAGCAATTTGTTTAAAAACTCTATTACAAGTCTCATAAAGCTCATGATACTTGTTTTGAGAATCCGTATCTTTTGAACTCAGGTAATTGGAAGTGGCTTGGAACAAGGTCAAACTTGAGATGAATTTACGATCATCAGGAAAACCACCCATCAGATGAGGTAGAGGAATGTTCTTTAATTTTTCCTCTATGAGTTTTATTAACTCAAAATAGCGCTTAAACAGTACAGGATCTTTTAAATAATCACATGCCTCATTAAAATCTTTAATTCCATATAGTTTGGCCGATGGGCTTTTACCTAAATTTTCCAATTGAGGAAAAATATACCATATCCAATGGCTTCTTTTTCTTCCGTCTTGTATTTCGCTGAATGCTTGATCGTAGCCACAAGTATTACTATTTTGAGCATTATGAAAACGATCGAGTCTTTTATTTCTGGCCATGAATTTTTCTCTTGATTTCATTAATTTTTATATTCACAAATCAGGTATTACGCATAAATTGACTATTTATAAATCAATTATAACAAAGTTATGAAAAGTTGTTATATTTGTTAACGAGTTGGTTTGGATATGGAATCAAAAGTTG harbors:
- a CDS encoding hemolysin family protein translates to MYNILLIFIAFLLVLLNAFFVSAEFGMVKLRATRIQAIKENYGLRGRILEQVHQNLDAYLSACQLGITLASLGLGWIGEPAFAELLGPLFVALGISSVHIVTISSFFIAFFLISFLHIVIGELMPKSIAIRQSELISIWTAVPLYWFYWIMYPAIWLLNTCSNFFLKLSGMDIKNEYEGFYSSEELKLILSGQHLQSELKEDEREILEHTLDLAELNVTEVMRPEDEMIIIDINEPFETIKDKILKYRYSRYPVYDSGTKEMIGVIHVKDLFADLLLQKNINTLKPYVRPVLKVSHKLPAMDLLRKFRAGMPHFALVYKHKSSLLGFVTLDNLLHILIGRIKDEFHKTHEDWVKNSDGTITTKGDCSLYSLERALDCDITLSPDEEELNTLYGLIITRHGKLPNEGEIIQFVEFDALIEKVQDSFITKIKVFPKIKN
- a CDS encoding NAD(P)-dependent alcohol dehydrogenase, coding for MSETIGYAAHKAGAPLKPFTFERRPVGAHDVAIDILFCGICHSDLHQVNNDWAGAFYPMVPGHEIIGRVKEVGHQVRRFKAGDLVGVGCMVDSCRQCTYCHQHEEQYCKSGATFTYNSQDNHLGGVTYGGYSKHIVVTEDFVLKIDESLDPAAAAPLLCAGITTYSPLKRAKVGKMSKVGIVGLGGLGHMAVKLARAMGAYVTVFTTSINKIKAGKDLGAHDVVLSTDNNVMQTLANQYDFILDTVSAKHDLGQYLNLLKVDGQLTQVGLPSDPLEVTMFPVILKRLSINGSLIGGIKETQEVLDFCARHGITADIELIKMHEVNSAYERLLKGDVKYRFVIDMSTLD
- a CDS encoding DUF4332 domain-containing protein, whose product is MHKLIELQGVGPKYAEMLKRVGIESQEDLLRVCSGRRGRFRVAEQTGISHKLILKWTNQADLARVNGINEEYAELLEQAGIDSIPELAHCNPEQLYSSLKEKNEQCHLAQHVPGLSQVVTWVEQAKKLPRAVYH
- the def gene encoding peptide deformylase — encoded protein: MSLEIITIEKIENHHMLKTRAENIQFPLSREDKDLIEAMKKKLYALGGVGLAAPQVNSAKQIIAVYIPEEAQLLRDNAKIYPMHILINPNYEPLPQARIISDFEGCYSVSSKAGKVPRYDEIQLKYYDEEGNVHQQIENGFYARVLQHEIDHLNGVLITDRLTPDCVQGTIEEMMTIRRAELPLEKRKLFDQIMAKKLKK
- the queF gene encoding NADPH-dependent 7-cyano-7-deazaguanine reductase QueF (Catalyzes the NADPH-dependent reduction of 7-cyano-7-deazaguanine (preQ0) to 7-aminomethyl-7-deazaguanine (preQ1) in queuosine biosynthesis), which gives rise to MNKELESTYQNITNQSELGQSSNYDDHYNPKRLYPIPRAPKRQEINLDPNSTTFYGFDCWNHYEVSWLNSKGKPVVAMAVISYDCHSPCIIESKSLKLYFNSLNNTTFPDVETVVQTISKDLSHCIGSEVAVNVYPLSEIASQTIYAAFDGICLDKLDIECSVYHVMPDFLSTSSELVEEALYSDLLKSNCLVTNQPDWGSVQIIYKGKKINHEGLLKYLISFRNHNEFHEQCIERIFADIMRFCQPESLTVYGRYTRRGGLDINPIRSTEPCVFDGQNIRLIRQ
- a CDS encoding Lpg1974 family pore-forming outer membrane protein, with product MKKYHQLLMGITLLLFGVCNYAGDTGPVENSDFFRVFIPNLKPGYEFSATAFYLQPGANNLGWGVITTVLPIPSPNWQVVTFNPDYQVGFNLGGRYVFANSGSDLQLNWSHLRTNDTDNVFVNPSSQWISPFSQTGTPPTPSGQITGVALLKLAHASLDFSYDAVSLDVGKFINFGSKLQTRLFTGLSSAWIKEELISTFRGFSLPILSLNNTSTYKGVGPRLGFNNSYNISHGFNLVGQLAGSVLYGRMQPAQYQFTGTSQQLIIAGIFVNREGLANPSVNQLVPALDAKIGLSYLYSLKQNWDLNFEAGYMGALYFNPLSSYETNTNVIALDTGSLSTSSAKHTQSNFSVGGPYITVSLRT
- a CDS encoding DNA-3-methyladenine glycosylase I, whose protein sequence is MSQNIILNRCEWVGQNKPHYELYHDTEWGIPVHDDEKHFEMLILEGAQAGLNWETILKKRDGYRRAFKQFNPQAVAQMTDDELNALLTNPEIIRNRLKIFSTRKNAKVFLSIQQEYGSFDSYVWQFVNGAPIINRPESIRAIPATSKESDALSKDLKKRGMSFVGSTIIYAYMQAIGMVNDHIVTCFRAK
- a CDS encoding VOC family protein, with the translated sequence MTQAAFGEFCWNELATSDVKKAKDFYGKVFGWQFREIESKEMTYTLIQCNDKEMAGIWQIPKDQQSHIPPHWMAYIYVQDVSEALKKAKQHGAQEVKGITQAGEMGRFAIIVDPTGAHVALWESFE
- a CDS encoding DUF1810 domain-containing protein, whose protein sequence is MARNKRLDRFHNAQNSNTCGYDQAFSEIQDGRKRSHWIWYIFPQLENLGKSPSAKLYGIKDFNEACDYLKDPVLFKRYFELIKLIEEKLKNIPLPHLMGGFPDDRKFISSLTLFQATSNYLSSKDTDSQNKYHELYETCNRVFKQIAPQGYSPCQQTELLVKHQSNSPVKKTTEKSSQPPQVTIFSPKRSKPNTAHPILKDLAQYINKRGNEWSYHYNFLGLVAFVYFIQDLILGTDHFNHKAREVKLTAASKLQKILDPQCHERCNLNPSERKALSDGRLGEIINKHGGLNKILTEAPDKPPKNDRAQEINSNPFL